From Arachis hypogaea cultivar Tifrunner chromosome 3, arahy.Tifrunner.gnm2.J5K5, whole genome shotgun sequence:
CAAATATCGCTAGCAACTATTTTAACAAATGAGCATTGCATGGTATGAACTAGAAGCTTCATCGAATTGTTGCAAAGTTACTCAAAACCATACATCGAGGTTCTGAAAATCAGGGAAAGAAAGATCCTACAAAATGGAGGTTTAACCACTCATGCTTACATATGTCACTCTACAACAATCAAGTTAATATGATTCAATTAATCTGTAAACTCCATTCCTACACCTATCCAGATCAATCTTCAGTAACTAAGCTAACATCCACAACAATTTTCCAGAAACCTAATTGTTTAACTACTATTAAAAAGGGAATCACTCATTCATGAATTTTCACTTTCATCCTAGGAATCCTGAAATTAGTGCAGGTTAGCTCAATTTGACCATCCTTTTACCTAGTCCACTAAAgtgtgtttttcaaaaatcagAAAACTGAATTAACTAATTAAGCTTGAACTCAATTCAAGTCACCAAAATCTCCCTGGGAACAAATAGAgcaagcaacaaaaaaaaaaaaaaatcgaaacttGATAGCTAAAAACAAAACAGAAATTATAGAATTGAATTAAGCTAATAAAAAATCTTCCTAAGAATCAAATAGAGCAACAACAAAATGGGAAGTTGAGGGTTGAGATTGAAGAGAACAAAGTAAAATGTGAAGAGGAAAGGTTCCAATCATACAAAGATACAATACCCTTGGCTTGGTGGTGTTGTCAGCGGCGGCCATTTGCGACAGAAATGGGGTCAACACACGAAACTTCTTTTGCATAATTCATCGGAATCAGACAACAACCACAAAGAtcccaaaaagggaaaaaataaatGGCGGCACGATGAAGAAGCGAAAGAATGGTTCAACCGAGCTGGAAGATGCgtgagattaaaaaaataaaaaatagtagtaattgttgCAGATAGAAACGAAGCAAAAACTGAGAAGGTTAGGGATTTGATTTGTGTGGTGGAGTTTTTGATTGGGAAAAGATAGAACAATGTGGCTTTCCTATGCCACCGTGGGAATTTGGATCGCTTTTCTGGGttgtttttttaaatcttttttatttattttacatttatCTTTTgtcctaaatttaaaaaaaatgaaattgtttTGTTGAAAAGagatctagttttttttttaatgtatgaaaattttgaGAATTACAGGAGTGATTGTGTTTAGGGATGATAAGGTGGGAGAAAGTATGGGAAACAATACTAATTGTGAATGTGAATAATTGCCACAAAAAAAATTGTGAATgtaaataattgattaaaaaaaagtaaaattaaaattaaaaattagattattaattaatatttaattttaaattttaaaatttaaaatattaatattagtatttaaattcatttatagttatttttaatcTTACCATAACTTCCAATATGTATCCAAAACTCGTTGTCATCTTCTCCAACCCTCCCCTCGCGCTGCTGCACTCCAGCCGGTCAGCCCAACGCACCTCGCCATTCGACGCTCAGCCCAATGCTGCTGTCACTATTTTCGCGCCACTCTCTTCTAGCTGCGTTGTTGTGGTGTTGCACAACCCTCTCGTGGAGTTGCTGCTGCATCGTGCTGGTTTGTCATTCTGAGGTGCTGTAATTCCCAATAAAAACCGCTGGAGAGTGAAGCATCGATGGAGCCATCAATTCATTCATTCCGTCATTCATGTTGTCGTTGCTGGATGTAACATGGTAACGTCCCAGCCTTTTTTCAGGTAATCTTTCTTATTCGTTTCTAATTCTGCTAACTCTTCCATAAATTTCATGTTTTCATTTAGCTGGCGATTGGAAAAACATGGTAACATATATGTACAAGATATGACATACAAGAAGTTGGAAAATAAGATAACATTTGAAAGCATAAAGAATCCGAGTCACCTGGTTCACATGGAGAGATCCTGTACATTCAATATCTCTCAACCATTTAATATTAATTCAATGACTAGTTTAAGATGGTCATTTTAGTAGATATGATGattgttattttaattgttatgtggatgattattttgattatattgtgtttatttatatataattaaaatatgttagatatTCAATTTATTAGATATgcaaatgattatttttatccttaaatgGATGGTTATTTTCACAATAGGTGAGCGATGCTGTTGACGGCGTGTGTGGGGGTGACAGCCGATTGGAAAAGAAGAGGGTATTGGAGTAAAATGTTTTGATAAATCAggctttgaaattattttttttagaataactgaatggatttttttatttaggtaATTTGTGGagtgttttttattgtttatatGTATTTGGACTAAATCTACAACGtattattcatattgtttaaaTTTTTCATTATCTCCCTAGCGAAGTTGAATAATATAGGGAGGAGAAACTCCATAATTTCATCCCACGTCTAATTCCATTTTgatatttcttttcattttctctctatttttattccaaaaaataattttttctgttaattgatataattaaagtataaccttttattatacattttttggTAATACTATATGCACAAATATTTTTAGTAACAAgttcaattaaaataatataagtccatcaaagatgaaaaaaaagagagaaaaaagagaaaaaaagaaaagactcCGCAGTGGtggaagaaaaataataagaaggaTGAGGAGGCAATGTTAGCAGCGAAGAcaacattgaaaaaaaaagtgcgcaaaaagaaaaaataataaaaaaaggaaaaaaagccgATCGACATTGAAAAAAATGcgcaaaaaaaataatagaagaggAGAAAAAAGAAGCCAACAACACATATATACTTAGAAGAAATGCACAGCAACTTAATATTTAGTaagaatataagataaaaaaaaacacaaataaaaaatattaatgataaaaaaaagttacatttaacaatatcaataaaagaaaaaaaaagctctccttgttcttattctcATATAAAAAAAgcgtttcttgcattttaatatGAAGAAAAGCTCTacatttatgtaaaaaatatatagatgttatttaaaattttttgactataCGCGCCTCCTTCAATCTCGAAATCGTTTGTGATTTACGCGCTACATATAACGTAAACTTTTTATGACCTTTGCTCAACGTAAACCTTTTGCTGCAACCTAAACCGCCTTCTTCTCTGCTTGCGTTATAGGCTTCGTCGTTCTCCTCTACTCGcgttttctttcttgttcttcttcttctgcgtGTTCTTTGTTATGGATCTGGATTGACTTCACCCTAATTAGTTTCgtcgtttttcttcttcttcgttttcttcttcgatctggacttcttaattaaaataatgaatgaatcaacttcaaataAGTTGAATGAGGTTATTACGTTGAGACAGCTAGAAAATGATTGCTGCATGCTATCACAATAATCTTAAAAGGAGGCCACCGAACCAAACAACATTCATCtggtgaatcaaaatcacaaaggccactGAACCGAACAATGTTCATCTAGTGAATAAATAGTGGTCAACTTTCAATTAACAAGAAAAGtatttctcctcctcttcctcctcctccttcttctttcaaattcgcgCACGTaaattcttcttctgcttcttcttcttcgcgcaCGCAGATTCTTCTTTCGTTAtaatcatcaccaacaacaccaacattttgctcggttaagtggagttgctcattttgattcacttgattgctaatgtgttcagttgagtccttGAGCATGCAGAAATGTTTTTCTTACTGATTGAATGCTTATCAcgtttattcagcacatgattggTGTTGACCATTTCGGTTCACCTGATTGTACtcagtgaacgaaacataatccattatatgaaatcaaatttgaaacatctctgtctacaatttagatattatcaattcaattcagatttaGAACACCtacgtccattcaattcaatttaatttaacaattgcattccattcaattcgattgaaaaaataattcattagcaaaatgttgatgttgttggtgtGACGataataaaagagaagaaaaagaagaagagaaggaggaggaggagaagtagaagaagaatatGTGTgcgcaaagaagaagaaggagaaagaggaggtatacgtgaatttgaaagaagaaaaagatgacatATGCATATAtttgaaagaaggagaagaaaaagcgcaggaaaaaagaagataaaagcgCGTGTTTTCACTTATCATTAATGTGCATGACTCTATTTGGATTTGAGCCAATTTAATTACATGGTTTACATGTGTAACGCGCCcctttaatatatttaatatatatgtaataGAAATTACATTAAAATATTTCTATAAATTTCCACCTTTATGATTATCATCGTCAACTCTACTTATGTTTTTAATTACTCTGAACCATCTATTTACTTGTTTCTAAAAAGAACAAaactcaattttattattatgcaACTATAAATTAACGTTGCTAATAGAACTAATATTGGTTAAGTTCTTCAATAATGGAATAACACTACAAATAAATCTCTATACCTAAGAAAGTAAAGAATTGGATAAGCTTATGATAACtactttgtttctttcattttggTTTGTTATAGTCTCTCTCATGAATCAATTTAGATCCATACTACAATGCATCCCCATTACCAATTAGTTGGTGGGTTGGCCCTACTCAAAATCCATCCCTACTACAAATTcagctttttttcttctttttaattattgatcGTGCACTTGTACGCTTATTTTAGGaaagtatttaatatttttggtaAGTTAGCCCAACTGAAAATTCATCCCTACCTAGGGCCGAAAAAAAAATTCCCTACTACATAtggaatattattaaaaaaacttaGTGTTTTttcaatcttaaaaaaaatattttcccttttttttaagtAGGAATTGAATAATACTTAATATTTTTACTTGAATGatttaaataataatgaaagtaataataatttggTTTTAATATAAACGAAAAATGGCAAATAAAAACTACAAAAAAGAATGGTTATATCTACTTTATCTAGTAAAGTGGTGTATTTGGAAaggttattttaaaattaaaaaaaaagagtaaaattaaATAAGCAATGTGAAGATGACCTCTCGCTACaaacttattttataatttataaatataacaaaTCAAATAGATCcggacaaaataaaaagaaaaaaggaagaatcGACTAATTGGTTATTTACATTTCTAAGTTTTTTAAACGttatttctcaaatattttatgaatttaatagtatattattcaacattttttttttaaatttcttatatTGATCATATATACAAGCATTTAAATTAAGTATTTGTTTGGGTATCAttatcttgataaaaaaaatctttagtgtatttgacaaatttctagtaataaaaataaaaatattagaaaaataaaaaaattatcttttttgagaagtcttttgttaaaagattttttttctttaaaaattattttcatataataaataaataaaaaaatatttttatattgttatattcaaatataattgataaataaaaagatttttttgtccaaacataaaattatttttatttttttataaaatctttaaaagaaaataattcaaaaaaaagattttttttttttttaggagtTGATAGCTTTCCACAGTCATACTTTTTCCATGAGAAAAGGGAACACAATCAACTCCacaaaattaagtaattaacccACTGCTTGCGTCACAACTAATTAAACTACCCTAACTAACCGCTGCACATGTTAGGTATGTATTGATTGCATGGTGGATGCTTTGATAAAAACGAAGCAAAAATTACTTTTGATAGAGTAATATAGTTGAACAATAGGAAAATGACACCTCAAGTGATCATATTATTGGTTTCAAGAATTGTTGCCTTGCTGGATAGAGAAATGTAGACTTTAGTCATATGTTAATTATTAGGTGGCTAATGGaatgaaaattttataattgttattatgtgaagatattttattttaattattaaataataaaaattaaaagatattttattttaattattaaataataaaaatatagggtttaatttttatttaaaataaaaatattatctttatttaaaatattattaaataaataaatcatactttttaaaaaaatcattataaaaaaatattttaaatatttttattgaaataattacCTAATTATTATCTCCATTAATTAATGGCTATCAACCTTCTTTATAGGCTTATAAAATATACGACCAAAAAAATATACGAACAAAGATATTAAGATAatacatataatttttatttcaaCGAGAAATTATTTctgtatatttattataaaaaaattatatgttttatttttgtttgtatttttttatttttagtattaaaatgaaaataaaaagtttttgttttatataaaaaatataaatttgtttttaatatattattaaaataaaagtaaattttttttattataattaaatttttattttaattcatatatatTTACTGTGTATGTAAATTTtgtacataataaattaaattaggttaattcgatttacatataaatatttaaataaaatttatttgatttgatttatataaatttatttaaaataaatgtgtaaccaatttttattcaaaatatttgcatatttttaagtttataattaatttattaccgTAAATTACCCGGGGAAGAAAAAAAACCTTCGAGAGCTAgccttattttattcttttaaaatacaTGTTCAACCGATAAGCTCATGGGTAAGAATGAATGGAAGTCAAGACTCAAGAGTCTAAAAAGGAAGCGTAAAAAAATCAAAGTCTCCGTCGTATTTTATAAATAATCCAAACATGGGAGCATTCTTAATGTAAATAAGAAGTTTGTGATGCAATGACATAGAAAATCCAGTAATAGGAAAAAGAAGACAGACAAAGAAATGGGTTCTGTAATAACAATATGATTTAGAAATTAATAAGATAATGTTAGGAATATGATCATTACTtgtctttctatttttaataattatcccAGTTCtcaatataatacaaaaataaaattggcTGGTAaaccaataaaaattaacatatATCTTCTGCCTTAATAACTATCAATTATTCGAACCGGAATTTTTATTTGTTCTATATAGCATTGTTGATGTTGATTAAAGGCTTTTCACATAGAgtctttatttattaataaaagtcGTTAGCCGCTTTTCACATGGAGTTTTCATCTatctattaatataataaaatcggGTTAGCACTTTAGCAGCCTTAGCTACCTACAACTTGCTGCTTCTTCATTGTTGAACAAGTCTTTATTCTTTTTCAACAGAAAATTCGAGTTcgacttcaataataataataataaaaataataattgtgaTCCATTATATAcgcactacaaaaaaaaataatttttaatagcaataatataataactaatgtatatcttatttaacttatatttttatagtaattATATATTTGTCTTTATTAATATATGTTACAATGGTATATATTTTTTCGGCCGTTAAAACAATTTTTACTGACAATTATATAAATGTcgctaaaattttttaacaacatAATCTAATTAAGACGATTAATATCTAACTAATTATCAGTAAatatattaacaaatatttttattatcactaacaataaaataaaagggttatattaagtaattaatgaCTTTTTTTAACAATATGAACAACAGGTTTTAAAATTGatcaaattcaaataaaacaCATTAcactttaaattatttatctaaattttaatattaaaataaccatccacacACTAATAAATTAAACATTCGATATAttcattatttacattatttaatatttttattatttatctatatttttcctAAAGTAAAAGAGTGCTAAAAACAATTTTTCTAGAGGTGACATTAAAGCTTTTAATCCGAAGAAATTGTGATGACATTAATTGTGAGTAGTAAATGTGGTGGTTGTACTGGCTATATATGTGTCTctgaataaattttaaattttatgttgcTGCCTTGTCGGGGTTTACCTAGAAACATCACATGGTTCGCGCAGGTGCGTTATGGGGGAAGTGGAGCAAAATGTTCTAAGACAGACAAAATgacaaatttcatttttttttgttagtacTTAACCtcagtaataatttatatttatatttataagaattttatatacaaaaaaatataatttatatttatatttatatttattaaaaaatatacgtataaatgaatatattttgtatttatatttttttaaaatttatatatataaattaataaaatttaaataataaaaaatactaaaagtggatgtttttcaaaaaaatttgtagGAGAAGtgttagaagaaaaatgaaaaatctatAGGTGAGATACTACTAGGAAGCTTGACACATTTGTATCCTAATACCACTCTATACAATACTCTATGGAGGATTAATTATTTTCATGATAACGTCGAAGGAAATAATTTATCACTtacagaatttttttttgttcttttttagaTCGAGTTGCATTgaattatttctaaaaaaattaatgtgaTAAATCTCTGAAACACatcttattagttttttttttcaagttagtTTGGGATTTGATAAAGAACTAACGAAATCTAAAATAAGTTAGAAAATTAAAGGAAGGACTTTTCtatcttaatttaattttctgagtgcatgtttgggcgctattattttgttaaaaaaaggttttttttcaatgaaaaaatatctttttttttattttttaacgtgtttggcaaatttctagtagtaaaaataaaaacactagtaaaataaaaaaaagatcttttttgagaagctgtaatttacatctttttttaaaagatatttttttcttaaaaaaaagatgtttttcatgtaataaataaacaaaaaagtacttttatattgttatacctaaacataattgataaataaaaagacctttttacatgagatatccaaacataaaattacttttacttttttataagatattttaaaaaaagataactcgaaaaaagatatttttttaaaagctcaATCAAACAAGCCCTGATACAATAAGAGAATGATTCTATCTCACTTGTTCacatctaaatttaaaaaaaaaattaaaaaattttattcataaaaattaagaaaaataatgacTATCAAGTTTTAGAAAATTTTTATACCTCTTAAGTTTAAACTCTAACTTATAagttcattaaaataaaaaaggagaaatCATAGTTGAGcgtaaaataaacaaaacaaactaaaataaaataaatataaaataaatactaaaaaaatgatGTTTATTTGATTCATGACGAAAATCTTCAATACATCTTGTAAATAGTAAGACATTTGATTTTTCATAATCATTAATCATTGtcttgtctaattttttttatgtattttctaaacaaataatttaactatgtttacaaaatatttttttattctctcacTTGTTACTCTTATAATTGGATTAATTGATATGAGAATTTTTAATTTGTCTCACAAAACTCGTACCAGGATTAGTATTTAAATtagtcttttgaatttttgtaaattaacttatttttaattgtttttgtttttatatcaTTTAATCTATGTTGATATGGATTGTTATTAGATATTGTCTGTTTTATTCCAAAAGTTAGAATACATAAATCAATAACCATGCATAGCTAGAGGAGGAATTCATATTTACCATATGATCTCAGTTATGAAACGGTACACTTGTGTATATCTTAGTATTCGAAAAACACACACAATGTTTAATCTCTTTAAGGTAGCACGTGATGAATTTAATCAATTTATCAGCCATAAATGtggatttttcttttataaaatgtatatatatattgattacaTCTTAATTATTAAAGATTTTGATCACAAAATATTCTACCCCATTACGCTACAAATTATGATGAAACATTAAATTTTAATAGAAagatataggtagacaatgaaaatactaaataatgtgaacaatgaatATGTCAGATGTTCAATTTAATAGATATACAGATGattatattcattatttttaactggatagttatttattttgatcCGATTTACTCATGTACAGTTAATAATAGTTGGATGTTTAATTCACTAAGTACAGATGATTATCCTAATATTAAAGTTTAAAAGATAATTTAGAgtggaatgttttttttttactttattgggtTAATTTTAGAGTCCATTATTTATATTCCTTATAAAAATTATTCTCTAGCTAACAAAACCTAATTTAATAATACATGATGACATCTAAAGCCAAAGCACCCCACTTAATTATTTTATGGATTTACAagaatatcaaatttaaatattcaatttgttttaaataaacagtttaattatttttttaaaaaataatttaaataataaatatttatattaaaagtgctttataaataaattattttgtatttagtttttttaattttaaaaatatttattttaaaagaaatataataaaaaaaattattataaaaaaagtcattttttttaattttttcaaaaaatacttgAATAGCTTCTTAATTGAGAATTTCTTATTCTCTCTTTATCTCTTAAATTCATCCCCTTACACCACCAcaaaaaattctaacaaataCTACatattaaatacaataaaataatatcatttttgtGGGGGGAAAAAAAATCAATACATAGGTCAAGCGACACAAAAATGATCAAAAATGGAGTAGCGACCCATCCGTTTACTAAATCCAAATTTTCAAACacataaaagattaaaattaaagtaatttattttaattttagtattatttAAGTGCTATAAAAAGAGGCTGcagcaataataacaataataaactaTCAGAGTCTAAATTCTAGCTTTTAGATAGATACAACATTACACCTACCAGCAATAACAATAATGACAAACACTTCAAAGGTCATTACATGCAAAGGTATTACAATCACTAAGCATCTCCTCTAACACCTTgaattttttcatgtttttcttaaTTAACAAACATGCATCATATCatcatacatatttatatattggATATATATTGCAGGTGCTGTTTGTTGGGGTGCTGGTGAAGCTGTGAGATTAGAAGAGATACAAGTTGATCCACCAAAAGCAAATGAAGTTCGAGTCAAGATGATTTGTGCTAGCATCTGCCACACTGATATCACCTCCATTCAAGGATTATTACCATTTGTATTCTCATCAATTCCATGCTTTCATTCTCTATTATTCTTAGCTTATTTGTTTAATCTCTATAAATATACTAAGATTTGAATTAATTTGCAGTTTCGTTATCCAATAGCTCTTGGTCACGAAGGAGTTGGGTATGTTTTATATACGCATCATCGTTATAAAATTActtcttcaaaaaatttaaactgaaAGCGAAAGATTGacatctaaataattatatttttagtatatttttttatgcaaaagtcTCTTTTTGGATTTGCGTAGAATTTGTATAAACTTTTTATTAATAAGAAATAATAAGAGATTCTAAAAAACCCATTAATATATTATTACTGCAGGGTTGTGGAATCAGTTGGAGATGGAGTCACAAATCTAAAAGAAGGGGATATGGTGATTCCAACATACATAGGAGAGTGCCAAGAATGTGAGAATTGCATTTCAGGAAAATCAAACTTGTGCTTAACATATCCTATGAGGATCAGTGGCTTGATGCCAGATAACACTTCAAGATTGTCCTGCAAAGGCAACAACTTATATTACTGTTTAACTTTCGCCACGTGGTCCGAGTACACGGTTATCGATGTTAACTACCTCATTAAGGTTGATCCAATCATTAATCCAGCTCATGCCAGCTTCATCTCATGTGGATTCTCAACTGGCTATGGAGCTGCATGGAGAGAAGCCAAAGTTCAAAGTGGATCaagtgttgttgtttttggccTTGGTGCTGTTGGATTAGGGGTATGCATCAAATATTCATAACTagcaaattattttaatttctttgtctactactaataataagagtttaattttaacacACTCGTGCAATTATATTTGTTCTTTTGGATGATCATTTAAGCAGTCAAGCAGTTAAtgtgaaaaataattattatgtGAATTTCTTTTGATCGAATGACCCTATGAAATTATGTGGTTATTTAGTTTGATTCTTAATTATGAGATTTGATTATGATTTTGTTGTGAAGGCTATAAGTGGAGCAAAAACTTTGGGGGCAAAAACGATAATAGGAATTGACACAAATAACTTGAAGAGAGAAAAAGGAGAAGCATTTGGAATGACTCACTTTATAAATCCAAATGATTCTGATAAATCTCCTTCAACATTGGTGAAAGAATTGAGTGATGGATTTGGTGTGGATTATTCATTTGAGTGCACTGGAGTTGCCCCTTTGCTCACTGAATGCTTAGAAGCCACAAAAATGGTTAGTTACATAGTTTCAATTGTAGATACATAACAAACTATAGtctatatatacatttatattcttaattaattacttgTT
This genomic window contains:
- the LOC112789336 gene encoding CYP enzymes assisting alcohol dehydrogenase → MTNTSKVITCKGAVCWGAGEAVRLEEIQVDPPKANEVRVKMICASICHTDITSIQGLLPFFRYPIALGHEGVGVVESVGDGVTNLKEGDMVIPTYIGECQECENCISGKSNLCLTYPMRISGLMPDNTSRLSCKGNNLYYCLTFATWSEYTVIDVNYLIKVDPIINPAHASFISCGFSTGYGAAWREAKVQSGSSVVVFGLGAVGLGAISGAKTLGAKTIIGIDTNNLKREKGEAFGMTHFINPNDSDKSPSTLVKELSDGFGVDYSFECTGVAPLLTECLEATKMGSGKAISIGAGNEATVPLGHLSLLFGRTLKGSIFGGLKAISDLSIIADKCLKQEFPLEELHTHEVQLEDVNEAFELLKQPNCVKIVIKM